Proteins encoded in a region of the Pseudomonas shahriarae genome:
- a CDS encoding inorganic phosphate transporter codes for MATPSLTASHQAAAPDAKPQLDTKPSLLTVIVFFSVLAMGLLFTAYSLMRDMHELGTVVTTWTPFLLLGVALLIALGFEFVNGFHDTANAVATVIYTNSLPPQFAVVWSGFFNFLGVLLSSGAVAFAIIALLPVELILQVGSSAGFAMIFALLIAAILWNLGTWWLGLPASSSHTLIGSIIGVGVANALMHGRDGTSGVDWAQAIKIGYALLLSPLIGFGFAALLLLALRAFVKNRALYKAPKGNTPPPWWIRSLLIVTCTGVSFAHGSNDGQKGMGLIMLILVGTLPMAYALNRTMPADQSLQFSAVAEVTQQALVKIAPQPAPVDPRPTLSTYVRTKDITPELIPALAALTGHIGEQVKGYGSLAKVPAEAMGNVRNDMYLTSETIRLMDKGKVGNFDADTEGKLQLFKQQIDNATRFIPLWVKIAVAIALGLGTMVGWKRIVVTVGEKIGKTHLTYAQGASAETVAMLTIGAADMFGLPVSTTHVLSSGVAGTMVANGGGLQMKTIRNLLLAWVLTLPAAIVLSGSLYWLFTQIF; via the coding sequence ATGGCCACCCCTTCCCTGACCGCCTCCCACCAGGCAGCCGCCCCTGACGCAAAACCGCAACTGGACACCAAACCCAGCCTGCTCACGGTGATCGTGTTCTTTTCCGTGCTCGCCATGGGCCTGTTGTTCACCGCCTACAGCCTGATGCGCGACATGCACGAACTGGGCACGGTGGTCACCACCTGGACCCCATTCCTGCTGCTGGGCGTGGCGCTGCTGATTGCCCTGGGGTTCGAGTTCGTCAACGGTTTCCATGACACCGCCAACGCCGTGGCGACAGTGATCTACACCAACTCGCTGCCGCCGCAATTCGCGGTGGTCTGGTCGGGGTTCTTCAATTTCCTCGGCGTGCTGCTGTCCAGTGGCGCGGTGGCCTTTGCCATCATTGCCTTGCTGCCGGTGGAGTTGATTTTGCAGGTTGGCTCTTCCGCCGGTTTTGCGATGATCTTCGCCCTGCTGATCGCGGCGATCCTGTGGAACCTGGGCACCTGGTGGCTGGGTTTGCCAGCGTCGTCCTCCCATACGCTGATCGGGTCGATCATCGGGGTGGGCGTGGCCAATGCCCTGATGCATGGCCGGGATGGCACCAGTGGCGTGGACTGGGCACAGGCGATCAAGATCGGCTATGCGCTGCTGCTGTCACCACTGATCGGTTTCGGCTTTGCCGCCCTGCTGTTGCTGGCGCTGCGGGCCTTTGTGAAAAACCGCGCGCTGTACAAGGCGCCCAAGGGCAACACCCCGCCGCCGTGGTGGATTCGCAGCCTGCTGATCGTGACCTGCACCGGCGTATCTTTTGCCCACGGCTCCAACGATGGCCAGAAAGGCATGGGCCTGATCATGTTGATCCTGGTGGGCACTTTGCCCATGGCCTACGCGTTGAACCGCACCATGCCGGCCGATCAATCCCTGCAATTTTCCGCCGTGGCTGAAGTCACCCAGCAAGCCCTGGTCAAAATCGCCCCGCAACCGGCGCCGGTGGACCCACGACCGACGCTGTCGACCTATGTGCGCACCAAGGACATCACGCCCGAGCTGATCCCCGCCCTCGCCGCCCTGACCGGGCATATCGGCGAGCAAGTCAAAGGCTACGGCTCCCTGGCCAAGGTGCCCGCCGAGGCCATGGGCAACGTGCGTAACGACATGTACCTGACCAGCGAAACCATTCGCCTGATGGACAAGGGCAAAGTCGGAAATTTCGACGCCGACACCGAGGGCAAGCTGCAACTGTTCAAGCAACAGATCGACAATGCCACGCGCTTTATCCCGCTATGGGTGAAGATCGCCGTGGCCATCGCCCTGGGCCTGGGCACCATGGTCGGCTGGAAGCGCATTGTGGTGACCGTCGGCGAGAAAATCGGCAAGACCCACCTGACCTACGCCCAGGGCGCCTCGGCGGAAACCGTGGCCATGCTGACCATTGGCGCCGCCGACATGTTCGGGTTGCCGGTATCGACCACCCACGTGCTGTCGTCGGGCGTGGCCGGGACCATGGTGGCCAATGGTGGCGGCTTGCAGATGAAGACCATCCGCAATCTGCTGTTGGCCTGGGTGCTGACGTTGCCGGCGGCGATTGTACTGTCGGGCAGTTTGTACTGGTTGTTTACTCAAATCTTCTGA
- a CDS encoding LysR family transcriptional regulator gives MASHEVLQAFVQAATQGSFSAAARKLGKSQSTVSAAVASLEIDLDVVLFDRSSRKPTLTPAGHVLLQRAEQVLEASSRLELAASQLSQGLEPKLSIAMSDTYQSGRFETLLSALEQRYPDLELEWLIAECEDLIALVQSGRAQLAFIEAQEVYPPDLTHATVEERAQLALFVSPLHALAGLEGINQQTLEQHRELRLASIINPNENRPSGRVWSAPSFLMLMEMAILGFGWAPLPRWLVERFANGQLVELKARGWPRSVAVDALWSRQQPPGPAGSWLLQKMLE, from the coding sequence ATGGCCTCTCATGAAGTGTTGCAAGCGTTTGTGCAGGCGGCGACCCAAGGCTCGTTTTCGGCAGCGGCACGCAAGCTGGGCAAGAGCCAATCGACCGTCAGCGCCGCAGTGGCCAGCCTGGAGATTGATCTGGACGTGGTGCTGTTCGACCGCAGCAGCCGCAAACCCACCCTGACCCCGGCCGGGCATGTCCTGTTGCAGCGCGCCGAGCAGGTGCTGGAAGCCAGCAGCCGCCTGGAGCTTGCCGCCAGCCAGTTGTCCCAGGGGCTGGAACCCAAGCTCAGTATTGCCATGTCCGACACCTATCAGTCGGGACGTTTTGAAACGCTGCTCAGCGCCCTTGAGCAGCGTTATCCGGACCTGGAGCTGGAGTGGCTGATTGCCGAATGTGAAGACCTTATCGCCCTGGTCCAAAGCGGGCGGGCGCAGCTCGCGTTTATCGAGGCGCAGGAGGTCTACCCGCCAGACCTGACCCATGCCACCGTCGAAGAGCGCGCGCAACTTGCGCTGTTTGTATCACCGCTGCATGCACTGGCCGGCCTTGAGGGCATCAACCAGCAAACCCTGGAACAACACCGGGAGCTGCGCCTGGCAAGCATCATCAACCCCAATGAAAACCGGCCGAGCGGCCGTGTATGGTCCGCCCCCAGCTTTTTGATGCTGATGGAAATGGCCATCCTCGGTTTTGGCTGGGCCCCCTTGCCGCGCTGGCTGGTGGAGCGTTTTGCCAATGGCCAGCTGGTGGAGCTCAAGGCGCGCGGCTGGCCACGTTCGGTGGCGGTG
- a CDS encoding multidrug/biocide efflux PACE transporter, which yields MNTTKSITERALQALGFEGLALLICTPLLVWITGRPALEMGAVTLAISLLALTWNMIFNSLFDRLKVRLQLANSVKTRIMHALLFEGGLILFAVPLIAAWLNISLMQAFILDIGVLLFFLPYTYVYHWGYDVLRGKFFNSELAREGR from the coding sequence ATGAACACCACCAAGTCCATCACTGAACGCGCTTTGCAGGCCCTGGGTTTCGAAGGCCTGGCCTTGTTGATCTGTACGCCGCTGCTGGTGTGGATCACTGGCCGGCCGGCCCTGGAAATGGGTGCTGTGACCCTGGCTATCAGCTTGTTGGCGCTGACCTGGAACATGATTTTCAACAGCCTTTTCGACCGCCTCAAAGTGCGCCTGCAGTTGGCCAATAGCGTCAAGACCCGGATCATGCACGCGCTGCTGTTCGAGGGCGGGCTGATTCTGTTCGCCGTGCCGCTGATTGCCGCGTGGCTGAACATCAGCCTGATGCAGGCGTTTATTCTGGATATCGGCGTGCTGCTGTTCTTCCTGCCGTACACCTATGTGTACCACTGGGGCTATGACGTGCTGCGGGGAAAATTCTTCAACAGCGAGCTTGCTCGCGAAGGACGTTAA